A segment of the Elusimicrobiota bacterium genome:
AATTACGATCCCATCTCACCGGATCCGGCGCTCTGGAATTTCAATCTTGAAGTGACTCGCGCCTTCATGACCTCTTTCAAAATCCCAAGAGAACAGGTGATCGGCCACCGTGAGGTGTTCGACCGCCTAAAAATTCCAAAACAAAAATCGTGCCCTGGCAAATCGTGGAATCTCGATTTGTTCCGTGCCGATCTATAGGAGGATTATCCAAATGGAACCAGCAAGCATTATCGCCATCATCACCGCCGCCATCCCGTTCGTCACGGCGGCCGCAAAGAAAATACTCAAGACGGACACCTGGGGAGAGCGAAAACGCGGGTGGAACGCGCTCTTGCCGATTGTGATTGGCATCGCTTCGGCAGGGGTCTATGCCCATTCTCAAGGCCATGATTGGGTCACGTCTCTCGCGATCGGACTTGGATCCGGCGGAGTGGCGTCAAGCGTGCGCGATATCGATAAAAATCTGACGAATCTTGTGGGGGCGTTGCTCTCGTTTTTTAAAGGGCCACAGGACAACAAGCCTGCCTGATTATTTCGAGAATCGCGGATGGTGTTGAAGGGTTTCTCTTAAGAAACTCACGTCGACGTGCGAGTAAATCTGGGTCTGCCGGATGTCTTTATGCCCTAAAGCAGCCTGAATTCCTCGGAGATTGGCCCCGCCCGCCAACAAATGCGTCGCGAACGAATGCCGAAGCTGATGAGGCGATACGCGTCCCTTGATGCCGGCCCGATTCGCCCACCGTTTCAAAAGCCACCAAAATGTTCCTCGGCTGATCGGTTTTCCTTTGGCGCTCACGAACACGTGCGGCGATACTATGTTTCGTTGTTTATTTCTCATTCCCATGTAATGTTGAAGCGCATCACCGAAATTTTTCCCGAAGGGAACAAGACGATCCCGCCCTCCTTTGCCTCGGCGCACACGAATAAAACCTTCCTCGAAGTTCACGTCGTCGGTTTTGAGATTGACCAATTCGGAAACGCGCAGACCCAGATTGTAGGCGGCGTCGATCATGGTTTGCGTTCGCAGAGTTTTGAAGGAAACGGTGGTGATCGGAGCCAGAAGCGCGTTCATTTGGACGACGGACAATGGTTCGGGAATAATGTGATCGAATTTCGGGAGTTTGAGCGTGGCGGTTGGATCGCTGGCGAGAAACTTCTCTGAAAAAAGGAACCTGTGAAATTGGCGAACGGCCAGCGCCAAATGAAACACCGAACTTGGTTTGAGTCCCGCTCGTTGCCGCGCTCCGATGTACGCCACGATGGTTTCTTTTTTTGATTCGGCGAGGGACACATTGTTCCGAGCAATGTGGCGGAGATACCCTTCGATCTGTATTCGGTAGGCCGACTGGGTCGCGGGCGATAAGCCGCGCTCTACACGCAAATGAGTGAGAAACCGAGCCAGGTGGCCGACGCTCTCCGTCATAGGTTGACCGAGAACACCACCGCGCCGGTGGCGGATTTGAACTCGACGGTTTTGGCCTTCTTCATGCTGTCGGCCGAAGCCATGTTCTTGATCGCTTCGGCGACGTTGACGGCGGTCATCCGCCGGTGCGCTTCCATCGACGCCTCTTTATGGTCGGAGAAGATGGTGACGTTGTCGTCCGAGGTCAACCCGCCTTTGAATTGACGCTCCAGCCCATCGATGGTCGTCTCAAACAAGATGTCGGCCAGTTCGCTTGAGGGTTTGGCATCGACCACGACCCAAAACTTATCGCCTTGATTAATTCGCATGGCCATTCTCCTTGGGTTTGATGACGCGCACGTGTTTTTTGTCATTCTTCTCAATCTTCCATCCTTTGCGGGAGAAAGAAACCATGCGGGCCCGGACGTTGGCCTCGACGTCTTTGCCTTTGGCGAGATCCGCCGCTTGTTTGATCGCCAGTTCAGCAATCTCCTTTACGGTTTTTCCACCCGCAAAGAGCATCGGGTCGATGGTTGCCGAGAGTGATTCTTTGTTCGGTTTGCGTCCTCCTTTGGGCCGACCGCCCCCATTCGCGCGGATCAGGATTTTCGCCTCTTTGTTGACCTCGGCGTCGCGGTAAGGTTTCAACTCGTAGTTCTTCGCGACGTCGATCTCATTTTCGGAGCCGCTGATTTTGAGAACCACCTTGTCGCCCTTGTGCGCGACCACGGTGACTGGCGTTCCTTTTTTTGACAGGTACTTCTGGCCTACTTTTGCGTCGATGGCATTCATTTGGATTGTCCTCCTTGTTTGGTGATGACGGGTTTTTTGAAAACGGCGAAGTCCACTCCTTTGCATTTGCGCCCTTCGATTTTTCGGATGATCCGCCGCAGATGCGCGATCCATTCCTTGTCTTGACCGGGTCGATCCTCCGGCCCGAGCTGGCCGGATTGGATCATGTGGATTTTTGATCCCAGCGCTTCGACGATCTCTTCCCAGTCGGCCATGTCAAACCGGATTTCATTCTTCATCGGATTCTTCCTCCTCGTTTTCCTCGCCAATGTCGTCCACGTACTCCAAGACGGTCGCAAGGAGATGGTCGTAATCGCCTGACATCGCCTTGGCGGTCATTTCCTTCACCTTGTCGCCTTGCCCCGCTTGGCGGAGGGCTTTGCTGACGCGCCCCAGAATCGCGAAGGCGTTGCCGTCTTCGCCGACCAGCCTGACTTTTGGTTTTTCGTTCATTTTGGGCCTCCGTTGTTCGCCCACGTTGCGCCGTTCGTGCAACCCGTTGCCC
Coding sequences within it:
- the xerD_6 gene encoding Tyrosine recombinase XerD, yielding MTESVGHLARFLTHLRVERGLSPATQSAYRIQIEGYLRHIARNNVSLAESKKETIVAYIGARQRAGLKPSSVFHLALAVRQFHRFLFSEKFLASDPTATLKLPKFDHIIPEPLSVVQMNALLAPITTVSFKTLRTQTMIDAAYNLGLRVSELVNLKTDDVNFEEGFIRVRRGKGGRDRLVPFGKNFGDALQHYMGMRNKQRNIVSPHVFVSAKGKPISRGTFWWLLKRWANRAGIKGRVSPHQLRHSFATHLLAGGANLRGIQAALGHKDIRQTQIYSHVDVSFLRETLQHHPRFSK